Proteins encoded by one window of Tunturibacter psychrotolerans:
- a CDS encoding carbonic anhydrase: MDAVLEELKAGVRRFRTEVYPEHEQAYVKAASVPQTPHALIVTCADSRIDPELITQSRPGDVFVTRNVGNLVPAYGEMLGGVSAVIEYAVSALKVQHVVICGHSDCGAMKGLLNPESLEKLPTVKSWLKNAHAALSVANSLTETDENKEERLRRLTEENVLLQMQHLRTHPSVAGAMAREELTISGWVYDIGKGEVRISEDGGRVFVPVTIKGESA; the protein is encoded by the coding sequence ATGGATGCTGTACTAGAAGAGCTGAAGGCAGGAGTTCGGCGGTTTCGGACTGAGGTCTACCCGGAACATGAGCAGGCCTATGTGAAGGCGGCCAGCGTACCCCAGACACCGCACGCGCTGATTGTGACGTGCGCCGACTCGCGAATTGATCCTGAATTGATTACACAATCGCGGCCGGGAGATGTATTTGTAACACGAAATGTCGGGAACCTGGTGCCGGCGTATGGCGAGATGCTGGGCGGCGTGAGCGCGGTGATTGAATATGCCGTTTCGGCGCTGAAGGTACAGCATGTCGTGATATGCGGACACTCGGATTGCGGAGCGATGAAAGGTCTGCTGAACCCGGAGTCTCTCGAGAAGTTGCCGACGGTGAAGAGCTGGCTAAAGAATGCACATGCTGCGTTGAGCGTGGCAAACTCGCTGACGGAGACCGACGAGAATAAGGAGGAGCGGCTTCGGCGGCTGACGGAGGAGAATGTACTGCTGCAGATGCAGCATCTGCGGACGCATCCGTCGGTCGCGGGTGCGATGGCGCGTGAGGAACTAACGATCTCCGGATGGGTGTACGACATTGGTAAGGGCGAGGTGAGGATCTCGGAGGATGGCGGCCGGGTGTTTGTGCCTGTGACGATTAAGGGCGAGAGCGCATGA